From Bradyrhizobium sp. NDS-1, the proteins below share one genomic window:
- a CDS encoding anhydro-N-acetylmuramic acid kinase — MMLTALGLMSGTSLDGVDVALIETDGKQVKAFGATGYRPYSPAERNLLRQALTEAVHLPQREARPGVLADAERAVTQAHAEAVAAFFAQNRMRPEDIDIVGFHGQTVLHRPEKRLTVQIGDAPALARAIHVPVMFDFRAADVEAGGQGAPLVPVYHRALAHSLGREGPIVVVNIGGVSNITYIDGNETLIACDTGPGNALLDDFMYRAMNQAFDAEGRFAALGKVDEAWIASALKLPFFTLPPPKSLDRNDFAALKLGDVAPADGAATLTAFTAAAIARIIPLLPRRPRGWIVCGGGARNLTMLRMLRERVGSATVEAAETLGWASDAIEAQAFGFLAARGLKGLPLSYPATTGVPMPMTGGVIARP, encoded by the coding sequence ATGATGTTGACGGCACTCGGTTTGATGAGCGGTACCTCGCTGGACGGGGTGGACGTCGCGCTGATCGAGACCGACGGGAAGCAGGTCAAGGCGTTCGGCGCGACCGGCTACCGGCCCTATAGCCCGGCAGAGCGCAATCTGCTGCGCCAGGCGCTCACCGAGGCTGTGCACCTGCCGCAACGCGAAGCCCGGCCGGGAGTGCTGGCCGATGCCGAGCGCGCCGTGACGCAGGCGCATGCCGAGGCGGTGGCCGCCTTCTTCGCCCAGAATCGCATGAGGCCGGAGGATATCGACATCGTCGGCTTCCACGGCCAGACCGTGCTGCACCGCCCCGAGAAGCGGCTGACGGTCCAGATCGGCGACGCGCCGGCGCTGGCGAGGGCGATCCACGTTCCGGTGATGTTTGATTTCCGCGCCGCAGACGTCGAGGCTGGCGGGCAGGGCGCGCCCCTCGTGCCGGTCTACCACCGCGCGCTCGCCCATTCGCTGGGCCGCGAAGGGCCGATCGTCGTGGTCAATATCGGCGGCGTTTCCAACATCACCTATATCGACGGCAACGAGACGCTGATCGCCTGCGACACCGGCCCCGGCAACGCGCTGCTGGATGATTTCATGTACCGCGCCATGAACCAGGCGTTCGATGCGGAAGGAAGATTTGCAGCTCTCGGCAAGGTCGATGAGGCCTGGATCGCCAGCGCACTGAAGCTGCCGTTCTTTACGTTGCCTCCGCCGAAATCGCTGGACCGTAACGACTTCGCTGCACTCAAGCTCGGCGACGTCGCGCCCGCCGACGGCGCGGCGACCCTGACCGCCTTCACCGCGGCGGCGATCGCCCGGATCATCCCGTTGTTGCCGCGGCGGCCGCGGGGCTGGATCGTCTGCGGCGGCGGCGCCCGCAACCTCACCATGCTCAGGATGCTGCGGGAGCGGGTGGGCTCGGCGACCGTCGAGGCGGCGGAGACGCTCGGGTGGGCCTCCGATGCCATCGAAGCCCAGGCCTTCGGTTTCCTCGCTGCCCGCGGCCTGAAGGGCCTGCCGCTGTCCTATCCGGCGACCACGGGCGTGCCGATGCCGATGACGGGCGGGGTGATCGCACGGCCCTGA
- a CDS encoding glutathione S-transferase family protein codes for MTASLKLISHKLCPYVQRAVIALKEKGVPFERVDIDLAAKPDWFLKLSPLGKVPVLVVTTDKGEVALFESNVICEYIEETQGGAKLHPADPLKRAEHRAWMEFGSAILGDLWGLETTTDAATFESKRQALVAKFARVEAALGGGPFFAGDAFSLVDAVFAPVFRYFDLFDELTEHGIFNDVPKVRDWRAELSKRPSVRTAVGQDYPQLLRAFLVRHDAHLLKLAA; via the coding sequence ATGACCGCCTCACTGAAACTGATCAGCCACAAGCTTTGCCCCTACGTGCAGCGCGCAGTGATCGCGTTGAAGGAGAAGGGCGTTCCGTTCGAGCGGGTCGACATCGATCTCGCTGCCAAGCCCGATTGGTTTCTGAAACTGTCGCCGCTCGGCAAGGTGCCGGTGCTGGTGGTGACGACTGACAAGGGCGAGGTCGCGCTGTTCGAGAGCAACGTGATCTGCGAGTACATCGAGGAGACGCAAGGCGGCGCGAAACTGCATCCGGCTGACCCGCTGAAGCGTGCCGAGCACCGCGCCTGGATGGAGTTCGGCTCGGCGATCCTCGGCGATCTCTGGGGCCTGGAGACGACGACGGATGCCGCGACGTTCGAAAGCAAGCGGCAGGCGCTTGTCGCAAAGTTCGCGCGTGTCGAAGCCGCGCTAGGCGGGGGTCCGTTCTTCGCCGGCGACGCCTTTAGTCTCGTCGACGCCGTGTTCGCGCCGGTCTTCCGCTATTTCGATCTGTTCGACGAATTGACCGAGCACGGCATTTTCAACGACGTGCCGAAGGTCCGGGACTGGCGTGCGGAGCTATCGAAGCGTCCGAGCGTCCGGACTGCCGTGGGCCAGGACTATCCGCAATTGCTGCGCGCCTTCCTCGTCCGCCACGACGCGCATCTGCTCAAGCTCGCGGCCTGA
- the tyrS gene encoding tyrosine--tRNA ligase, protein MTAFKSDFLNTLQERGFIHQCSDFEGLDALAAKGEATAYVGYDCTARSLHIGNYLTMMMLHWLQQSGNKPITLMGGGTTMVGDPSGKDETRAMRTVAEIEANKESIRGVFAKVLRYGEGKSDAVMLDNAEWLTRLNWIEMLRDVGRHFSVNRMLTMDSVRLRLEREQEMSFIEFNYMVCQAYDFVELAKRTGCKLQMGGSDQWGNIIMGVDLGRRMGTHQLFALTTPLLTTASGAKMGKTAQGAVWLNADQFSPYDFWQYWRNTEDADVGKFLKLFTTLPMSEIKKLEALGGSEINEAKKVLATEATALLHGRDAANEAAETARRTFEEGALAESLPTVEIPRGELEAGLGVLNAFVKAGLVTSNGEARRQIKGGGLRVNDEPVTDEKMALSAANLTPEGVIKLSFGKKKHILIKPA, encoded by the coding sequence ATGACTGCATTTAAATCGGATTTCCTCAATACCCTGCAGGAACGTGGTTTCATCCACCAGTGCTCCGATTTCGAGGGGCTGGACGCGCTCGCCGCCAAGGGCGAAGCGACGGCCTATGTCGGCTACGATTGCACCGCCCGTTCGCTGCATATCGGCAATTACCTGACCATGATGATGCTGCACTGGCTGCAGCAGTCCGGCAACAAGCCGATCACGCTGATGGGCGGCGGCACCACCATGGTGGGCGATCCCTCCGGCAAGGACGAGACGCGCGCGATGCGCACCGTCGCCGAGATCGAGGCCAACAAGGAATCGATCCGCGGCGTGTTCGCGAAGGTGCTGCGCTACGGCGAAGGCAAGAGCGACGCCGTCATGCTCGACAATGCGGAGTGGCTGACCAGGCTGAACTGGATCGAGATGCTGCGCGACGTCGGCCGGCACTTCTCGGTCAATCGCATGCTGACCATGGACTCCGTGCGGCTGCGCCTCGAGCGCGAGCAGGAGATGAGCTTCATCGAGTTCAACTACATGGTCTGCCAGGCCTACGACTTCGTCGAGCTCGCCAAGCGTACCGGCTGCAAATTGCAGATGGGCGGTTCGGACCAGTGGGGCAACATCATCATGGGCGTCGATCTCGGCCGCCGCATGGGCACGCATCAACTGTTCGCGCTGACGACGCCGCTGCTCACGACGGCCTCGGGCGCCAAGATGGGCAAGACCGCGCAAGGCGCGGTCTGGCTCAACGCCGACCAGTTCTCGCCGTATGATTTCTGGCAGTACTGGCGCAACACCGAGGATGCCGACGTCGGCAAATTCCTGAAACTGTTCACGACGCTGCCGATGAGCGAGATCAAGAAGCTCGAGGCGCTCGGCGGCTCGGAGATCAACGAGGCCAAGAAGGTGCTCGCGACCGAGGCGACGGCGCTGCTGCACGGCCGCGATGCCGCGAACGAAGCGGCGGAGACCGCGCGCCGTACCTTCGAGGAAGGCGCGCTCGCCGAGAGCCTGCCGACGGTGGAAATTCCGCGCGGCGAGTTGGAGGCCGGCCTCGGCGTGCTCAACGCCTTCGTCAAGGCGGGTCTCGTCACGTCCAACGGGGAAGCACGGCGCCAGATCAAGGGCGGCGGCCTGCGCGTCAACGACGAGCCGGTCACGGACGAGAAGATGGCACTCTCGGCGGCCAATCTGACGCCCGAAGGCGTGATCAAGCTCTCCTTCGGCAAGAAGAAGCACATCCTGATCAAGCCTGCATAG
- a CDS encoding MFS transporter, whose product MDQDTPKAAVKETSKDGVAAPPQGAVRVALTVLALCFTLAVLGRGLGDSFTVFLKPISESFGWDRAQIVSVYSLTWLASGLTAPFVGRLFDHSGPRIVYALGLLLLGAAFLIAAHAQHLWQFQLSIGLCVGIGVAFIGIVPNSILLGRWFGPRLPTAMSVVYSAMGGGVLALLPASQLLIDHIGWRDTYQLFGLAALGLLVPLMLLPWRLFAAGSPHVVKKTDPDFVDKGWTLLGAMRHHAFWALFATFFFTAVGMYAIAAQIVAYLIDAGFPPLQAATAWGFSGIVLVFGMLGVSALDGLIGRRPSVLLSYAISILGIFLLWLLQYYPNVVLLTGFVICFGSMMGSRGPLISATAMRIFQGKRVGTIYGTISIGSGLGSAFGSWSGGLIHDATHGYNAVLAFALASVILGMIPFLIVPALRR is encoded by the coding sequence ATGGACCAGGACACGCCCAAAGCTGCGGTCAAGGAAACGAGCAAGGACGGCGTAGCGGCGCCCCCGCAAGGTGCCGTGCGCGTCGCGCTCACCGTGCTCGCGCTCTGCTTCACGCTGGCCGTGCTCGGCCGCGGGCTCGGCGACAGCTTTACGGTTTTCCTGAAGCCGATCTCGGAGAGCTTCGGCTGGGACCGCGCGCAGATCGTCTCGGTCTATTCGCTCACATGGCTCGCGAGCGGTCTCACCGCGCCCTTCGTCGGCCGCTTGTTCGACCATTCCGGACCCCGCATCGTCTATGCGCTCGGCCTGTTGCTGCTCGGCGCGGCATTCCTGATCGCGGCCCACGCCCAGCATCTCTGGCAGTTCCAGCTCTCGATCGGCCTCTGCGTCGGCATCGGCGTCGCCTTCATCGGCATCGTGCCGAACTCGATCCTGCTCGGCCGCTGGTTCGGACCGCGTCTGCCGACCGCAATGTCGGTGGTGTATTCGGCCATGGGCGGCGGCGTGCTGGCGCTGTTGCCTGCCTCGCAGCTCCTGATCGATCACATCGGCTGGCGCGACACCTATCAGCTGTTCGGCTTGGCGGCACTGGGCCTGCTCGTTCCGCTGATGCTGCTGCCCTGGCGGCTGTTCGCCGCGGGCTCGCCGCATGTCGTGAAGAAGACCGATCCCGACTTCGTCGACAAGGGCTGGACGCTTCTCGGCGCCATGCGCCATCACGCCTTCTGGGCGCTGTTCGCGACCTTCTTCTTCACCGCCGTCGGCATGTACGCGATCGCCGCGCAGATCGTTGCCTATCTGATCGATGCCGGCTTCCCGCCGCTTCAGGCTGCGACGGCCTGGGGGTTTTCCGGAATCGTCCTGGTGTTCGGAATGTTGGGCGTGTCCGCGCTCGACGGGCTGATCGGGCGGCGGCCGTCGGTGCTGCTCAGCTACGCCATCTCGATCCTCGGCATCTTCCTGCTCTGGCTCTTGCAGTATTATCCGAACGTCGTTCTGCTCACGGGCTTCGTCATCTGCTTCGGCAGCATGATGGGCTCGCGCGGCCCCCTGATCAGCGCCACCGCGATGAGGATCTTCCAGGGCAAGCGCGTGGGAACCATCTACGGCACGATCTCGATCGGCAGTGGCCTCGGCTCGGCGTTCGGCTCCTGGAGCGGCGGGCTGATTCATGACGCGACCCACGGC